GCCACAGGCGCGGCGCGAGCAGGAAGATCAGCCCGGCGAGCAGCGCGAGATGGGCGAGCGCCGAGACGATCAACGCGGGGGCGCCGACGGCTCCCGACAACCAGAACGCCACCCGACCCGTCAGCCACGACACCGCGAGCAGACGCACCGCGCGCGGGCCGATCGCCGGGCTGCGCGTGAATTCAGGCACTGCGGTGAGCGCGAAACCGGCGACCGCCGCGAGCCCGAAGCCGAACAGCAGTTCGTGCGCGTGCCAGATGAAAGCTCCGCCGGGCGTGGCGGGCAGCGGCACACCCCCGGCGAGGAAAGCGCCCCAGCCCAGAACGAGCAGCGGCGCCGACAGCACGGCGAACAGGAAGAAGGAGCGGAAACCGCACAGCCAGACAGGGTGATCGACGGACCACAGGCGCCGCAACGTCAACATGAGCTCGCCCTCTTTGCCTTCGCGGTCGACGCCGGCGCTGCGTGCAAGGAGTCCGGGGTAAGCCGGGCCGACTCGACAGCGCGTACATGAAACGCTGTGCCGGCCGCCGTCGGCACGGCCCCGAGACCGAAACTCTGTCGCACCGCCGGCACCTGCAGCAGTTCGGCCGTGCGGTGATACGTGTGCGCTTCGTCGCGGTCGCTCGCGGCCGTCGGCAGATCGACGCGATACACGATGCGGCCGGGCTCGGGGGCCATGACGAGAATCGTGTCGGCGAGCCGGACCGCTTCCATCAGGTCGTGAGTGATCATCAGCACCGCGAGCCCGTGCTCGCGCTGGTGGTCGAGAAGCAGGCGGTGCAGCTGGCCTTTCAGGCCGATGTCGAGCGCCGAGAAAGGCTCGTCCATGAGCAGCAGGTCGGGCGCGAGCACCAGCGCGCGGGCCAGCGCGACCCGGCTCTGCATCCCGCCGGAGAGCGCGTGCGGAAACTGATCCAGCGCGAGGTCGTCGAGGCCGACCGCCCGGGCGACGGCCTCGCTACGGCGGATCCGTTCCGCGGACGGGACGCCGGCGGCTTTCAGGCCGAGCGCGATGTTGTCCCGCGCCGTTTTCCACGGCAACAGCCGAGGCTGCTGGAACATCACTGCCGGACGCGCGAAGCTGTTTTCGACCTGGCCGCGCTGCACCGGCACGAGCCCGGCGCACAGGTGCAGCAGCGTCGTCTTGCCGCAGCCCGAAGGGCCGACCAGGGCCATCACCCGCCCTGCGTCGAGCGTGAGGTCGATGTCGTCGAGCACCGTTTTCAGCGCATACGCGTGAGCGACTCCGGCGACTGCCAGGCGCGGATTCATACGAAATTCTCCCGCCAGCGCTCGACTTCGCGCTTGATCGGTTCGAGCACGAGGTATTCGACCGCCAGCAGGCTGCCGACGACCGCACAGATCCACGCCAGCGTGCCGGCGGTGTCGAGGTGCGAACGGGTCACCGCCAGCGCGGCGCCGACGCCGTCGCTCGACGACAGCAGCTCGGCCATCACGACGACTTTCCACGCGGTGCCGAGCGCGGTGATCCACGCCGGGAAAAGATACGAGACGACGTGCGGCAGATAGAGGTCGAAAAACTTCATCCGCGCCGACAGCCGGAACGCATGCGCCATGTCTTTCAGATGATGGTCGAGCGTGCGCGTGCCCTGCAGCGCGCCGACGAAGATCACCGGAAAACACGCGACGACGACGGTGAACACCGGGGTGCCGTCCGACGCGCCGAACCACAGCATCGCGAGCACCAGCCAGGCGATCGGCGGCGTCCCGAGCAAGACCGTCACGAGCGGGCGCGACATCATCGACGCGGTCACCGACACGCCGGCGGCGAGCCCCAGCGCAGTGCCGATCGCGACCGCGATCGCGAGCCCGATCAGCGCACGTCGCGCCGTGACGGCGAGTTCCGGCCACGCGGCTCCGGTCGTGACGAGGTCGGCGAGCGTGGCGAACGTCGTCAGAGGATCGGGCAGGACCAGCGACCCGTAAATCGCGCTGCCGCCTTCCCACGCCGCCAGCAACAGCAGCAGGCTCGCGATCGCGCCCCATCCGCTCCACAGGTAGGCCGGCAAGCCGCCGAACCACGCTCGCAGCAGCATCATGACTGCACGCTCACGGCTTGCAATCGGCGCATTTGCCGCCGTAGAACGCGTCGCCCGGCAGCTTGCCGCCGATCAGTGCGGGGTTGCGCGCCTTGAGCTGTTCGAAGAAGAACGCGAGCGCATCGCGCGCCTGCGTCGCCGGCACGGCGTCGAGCTGGCTCACGCCGATCGCATCCGAAACAGCTTTGGCGCTGAGGATGTCGATGTGCTTGGCGACCATCTGGCCGCATTCGAGGGCGTTCGTCCGGCACCACGCAAGCGACGCGGCGTAGGCCGCCTCGATGCGCGCGAGGACGTCGGGCTGCGCGCGAACCGCACCGACCGCGGCGATGCCGGCCTGCGGGATGCGGGTGCTGCGCGCATACAGGCGTCCCCATTCCTGCTGGAAATCGACGCTACGGTGCAGTTCCGGCGCGACGATGCCGAGCGGGAAGGACTTCGTCTTGCGCAACGCCATCGACACCGCCGGCTCGGCCAGCAGCGCGTGATCCACGCGCCGCATCACGAGCAGCTGCATCGCATCGACCGGCGTCGCGACGTAGCGCAGGCGGAAATCCTTGCGCGCATCGAGGCCCTGACGCGCGGCGAGGAGCTGGAACATGATGTCCGGCATGTCGCCGCGGAACGGCATCGCGATCTCCTCGCCGCGGAAGTCGGCGAGCGTCTTCCTGTCCGGCGAGCGCGACACCATCCACAGCGCGCCCCACGTCGACACGTTCAGCAGCGTGACCGGCGCGCCGCGGTTGTGCAGGTTCGCGGCGACGTTGGTCGGCATCGCCAGGACGTCGGCCTGGCCGTCGAGCGCCATCGCGCGCAACTGGTCCGGGTCGCGCCACTGGACGAAGCTCACGGAGTCGGCGAGATCGGCGAGCGCGCCGGTCTCGACGATGTGGATCAGCGGCGCCGACACGACCGCGCCGGGGCCGCCGAGGACGAGGCGCGGCAGCTTCTCCGCGTGTGCGGCAAGCGGCGACAGCACCACCGCGAGCAGGCCGAGGACGCGGAAGAAGCGCCGGATGCCCATCAGAACTGCCCCTGCCACGACACCATCAGGCTGCGGCCCGGCGCGTCGATCTCCATCCCGGACACGCCTTCGGTGAGGTGCTCGTGGTACGGCTTGTCGAACGCGTTCTTCAGGGCGACGCGCACGCGCTGGCGCTGACCGTGCCAGGTCGCGCCGAAGTCCGCGGTCGCGAAGCCGGACGTCTCGTTCTCCGTTCCGGCCGCGAACATGGTCGCGACGCGGTCCTGCTTGCGCACCAAGCGCAGCGTCGCGTCCGCGGTCCACGCCGCGGCCACCCTGCCCTCCCAGCCGAGCGACATTTCATCGGCCGGCATCTGGAACAGCGGCTCGTCGAGGTCCTCGTTCTCGCCGCGCACGCGCGAGTACGACGCCGTCAGCCATTGCCCCCGCACGGCCTGCCAGCGCGCCTCGGCTTCTACGCCGACAAGCGTCGCGCGGCCGAGATTGAACGTTTCCTTGCAGGCGCTGGCGTTGGCCGGCGGGCAGCGGTTCGTGCCGGGCGCGCCGGAGACGTTGCGCCCGGTGATGTAGTCGGTGATGCGCGTGCGATACGCGGACAGCGCGTAGCTGACGTCGTCGTCGGCGCCTTTCAGGCCGATTTCGAACTGCGTCGCGATCTCCGGCTCGATCTGCGGGTTGCCGACGTAGTAATAGCCGTCGCTGCGCGGCGACGACTCGAAGCGCTCGCGCATCTCGCCGGCGCGGAACGCCCGCGAAACGTTGGCATACGGCCGCAGCAGCTTCGACACTTCGTAGATCGCGCCGAGACTGCCCGACGTCGCGCTGTCGCTGCGCTCCAGGCCCCGCGTGATCGCGCCGTTGTTCACCGAATCGGCCTCGCCTTCGACCCAGTCGCGGCGCAGCCCGGCGAGCACGTTGAGGCGACCGAAGCGCATGTCGTCCTGCACGAACACGCCCACCGCTTCGATGCGCCCGTCGTCGAACGGATCGTTACGGCCTCTCGCGAACGTCGGCGGGCTGCTGATGAAACGTTCGGGCGACGCTTCCATCTGCCACGCATTGACGCCGAAAGACAGCAGATGCTCCGGATGCGCGAGCCAGTCGGCGCGGGCATCGAGTCCGTCAGTGACGAACGTGACGTTGGTGTCGGAGAAGTCGCGCCCGAGCGGCCCTTTCGCACGCGCCGCGATGTTGCGCTCCATCTCCTGCCGATACACGCGAACGTCGACATTCACCGGCGTGTCGCCCGAGCCGCGCCGGCTGTACCCGATTTCGGCGAGCTCGCGGGTCTGCGACGGCGAGTGGATGATCGAGCTGCGGATCTGCGGATGCGGATGCGGCTTGATCGAACCCGGGTGCGACACGTCCTTGTCCTCGTGCTGCTGCAGCGACAGTCGCAACTGCTGGGAAGCATCGAGGCGAAAGCGGTACTGCGCGATGAAGCTGTCCGAGTCGTAATCGGTGTCGTCGACCTCACCGTCCGGAGCGCGGTAATCGCCGATCCGCGCGAGCGACGCGCCGAGCATCAGCGCGTGATCGCCGCCCGACGCATTCATCACCGCCGTGCCGCGCACGCCGTCGTTCGCGGTTTCGTACTCGGCGCCGAGCCGCGTCTGCACGCCGGGCTCGAAGCGCGCCTGCGGCAGAAGGACGTTGATCGCGCCGCCGAGCGCGCCGGTGCCGTACAGGACCGAAGCCGGTCCGCGCACGACTTCGATGCGCTCCGCCAGCCCGAGCGACATGAACGACGCGATCGCGCCGGCGGGCTGCGCCGAATTGAGCCGCATGCCGTCGACGAGAAGGACGACGCTTTCCTTCTTCAGGCCGCGGATCACCGGATTCTGCCCCTGCGCACCGTCGCTCGCGACCGCGAGGCCCGGATGGCCGCGCAAGGCTTCGCCGACATTGTCCGCACCGCGGTCGAGCCACTCCTCGCGCTCGACTGCCGTCACCGACGCCGGCGTTTCGGCATTCGCTGAAGCGTAGCCTTTCGCCGTCACGGTCACGTCGGAGAGCCGCGCCGCTTCGTCGGCGTGGGAAGAAAAGGAAGAAAAAGCGCAGGCGAGCGCGGCGTACAGTACGCCCGGACGGAAAGTCGGCATCGAGGAACCCGGTGGGAAACGGTGCTGGCTGGCGTCCTGCTGGCTGACCGTTGGTTGCAAAAAGTTGCAATCACTGTACAGAAATGTCAATCATTCTCAATTGATATGTATCAAATACAGCGCTCCCTCTCTAAGCCGCACCCTCTGGCCGCCCCGGCCGTGCGAGGCCGAATTGGAAGCGGAGCCCGCCGCGCCCCGACTGCCGTCGCATGTAAGTCTTTCGGTGCGATGGTAAGTCTTTCGTTTCCCCGCGAAATTCAGCGACGGCGCACACGGCGAACCTTGCGCTGGCCTTTGCCCGAGTTCTGCGCGTTTCGGCCCACGTAGCCGTCGTCTGCACGCATGCGCCCACGCCCCTTCGCGCGCCGCAGCCAGGAATTTGCCGCTGTTTTTCCCGCCATGAGGGCGGTAACGAGCGCGTCCCGATACACGACTCCTTTCCTGCAGCAACTCCCGAGTAGCGCGCTTCGGGCGCCCCCGCCAGGGAATGCACCTTGCCTGAGCCTGGGCGCCGGACCTCGGCCCCCAATTTCCAAAGGAACAGGCATGTTTACTCATAACAAACGACTGCAGTACACGGTGCGGGTATCGGAGACCAACTCGGGACTCGCGAACCTCATGCTCGAACAATTCGGTGGCCCGCAAGGCGAACTCGCCGCAGCGTGCCGCTATTTCACGCAGTATCTCGCCGAAGACGATCCGGGCCGCAAGGACATGCTGATCGACATCGCGACCGAGGAGCTGAGCCACCTCGAAGTCATCGGGACGATCGTCGCGATGCTGAACAAAGGCGCGAAAGGACGCCTCTCCGAAGCCCTGGAGGCCGAGGCGGAGCTCTATAAGAACATCAGCGGCGCCGGAAACGATTCCCACGTGACCCAGTTGCTCTACGGCGGCGGCCCGCCGCTGACCAATTCGGGCGGCGTGCCGTGGAGCGCCGCCTATATCGACACGATCGGGGATCCGGCCGCGGACCTGCGCTCGAACATCGCCGCTGAAGCCCGCGCAAAGATCATCTACGAACGGCTGATCAATTGCACCGACGACCCGGGCGTAAAAGAGGCGCTGGGTTTCCTGATGACGCGTGAAATCTCGCACCAGCGCTCGTTCGAGAAAGCGCTGTACTCGATGCAGCCGAGCTTCCCGCCGGGCAAGCTGCCCGGAATGAAGGAGTTCGCCAGCGTTTACTACAACATGTCCGATGGCGACGCCGACGAGCGCGGTCCGTGGAACAGCGAACCCGGATTCGACTACCGCGAAGCCCAGCCGGCGGTGGATGGCGGCTCGGGGATGGCCGAAGTCGGGTTGATGAAAAGCGAAAAGGCCGCGATCGATCAGCTCGCGGTTCGAACGCGTTCCGACCCGCAGAGCGACCCGTGCACCGGCGCCGAGCTCGGCATGGAGCCGGCGGCAGGCGGCAGCGGCGACGCGGCAAGGCCTTCGTCCCCTGCTCCGAAGCCGGGTTCATCCGGGCGTGGATCGAAGTCCAAGCCGTGAACACCCCCGGTCCGCAGCCCGCAGTGCTGGACGTCGCGAAAGCCGGAGTGCCGCTGCGAATGACGCTGCGGCACGGCATCGGGCTGCTGATCGTTCTGGGCGGCGCGTATCTGCTCGTCGCCGATATTCACGCCCAGCTCGCCGCCCACGACCCGCGCATTGCGGCCGCCCTGATGGGAGGGCTGATGGCCGCCGGCGCGACGGCGCTCGGCACGCTGCCGGTCATGCTGTCGCAGCAGTTTTCCCAGCGGGCCAATGACGCGATGCTCGGGTTCGGGGCGGGCGTCATGCTCGCCGCCTGCGCGTTTTCGCTCGTTATCCCGGCGCTGCAGGCGGCGCGCACGCAAGGCGCCGGCGCCCTGGATGCCGGCCTGATGGTGGCGTCGGGCGTCTTGCTGGGTGGACTGCTGCTGCTCGTCATCGACCGCCTGACGCCTCACGAACATTTCCTCAAGGGCGTCGAAGGGCCGCGTGTGCATGCCCTCAGGCGTGCATGGTTGTTCGTGCTGGCCATTTCATTGCACAACCTCCCCGAAGGCCTGGCAATCGGCGTCGCCTTTGCCGGGCCCGATGCGCTCGCTGCGCAGGCGCTCGCGACCGGCATTTCGATCCAGGACGTGCCGGAAGGCCTCGTCGTCGCGCTTGCGCTGCGCAGAGTGGGCTGCACGCGCGCTTTCTCCGCGATGCTCGGCATCGCCTCCGGCCTCGTCGAGCCGCTTTTCGCCGTGCTCGGCGCAGCGGTCGTCGGAGTGTCGGCCGAGTTGCTGCCGTGGGGCCTCGCCGCCGCCGCCGGCGCGATGCTGTTCGTGATCAGCCACGAGATCATCCCGGAATCGCACCGCCAAGGCCACGAGGCTTTCGCCACCACCGGGCTCATGCTGGGTTTCGTGCTGATGATGGTGCTGGATACGTCGCTGGGGTGAGGGAGCAAGGAACTGCGCCAGGTCGTGCGCGACGCCGAACTCGGCCGCCGCCAGGTCGACAAGCTCGTGCGCGTGCACGGTCACGACGGCCGCGAGGACTGGGTCTATATCCAGGTCGAAATCCAGGGCCGCCGCGACAGCGGGTTCGAAAAGCGCATGTTCGTCTACAACTACCGCATCTTCGACCGCTACGACCGCCCGGTCGCGAGCCTCGCCGTGCTCGCTGACGACGACCTGAACTGGCGTCCGGCGCACTACGGCTTCGAACTTTTCGGCTGCCGTCACGCGCTCGACTTCCCGGTCGCCAAGCTCACGGATTTCGATTCCCGCACCGAAGCACTCCTCGCCGACCCGAACCCTTTCGCCCTCGTCACCGCCGCCCACCTCTACACGGGCCGCACGCGCCACGACCCGGAAAACCGCTTACAGGCCAAGGGTGGCCTCGTCCGGCTGCTCTACGAGCGCGACTGGGACCAGCAGCGCATCCTCGAATTCTTCGCCGTGCTCGACTGGATGATGCGTCTGCCCAAAGAGCTCGAAACCAAACTGTGGCACGATATCGAAACCCTTGAAGGAGAACGCAAAGTGAAATACGTCACCAGCGTCGAACGCCTCGCCATTGAACGGGGCAAGCAGGAAGGTCTGGAGCAAGGGCGCCAAATGGGGCGCCAGGAAGGCCGTGAGGAAGGCCGTGCCGAGGGCGGAAGCGCGCTGCTCGGTCGCCAGCTCGCGCGCCGCTTCGGGCCGCTGCCCAAACCCGTCACCGAACGCCTTGCCCGTGCCACGACCGGGCAACTCGAAGTGTGGGCCGAGCGCGTGCTCGATGCGCGCACGCTCGACGATGTCTTCGTGGAGAACTGATTTCCGCGGGTAGAAGACGCATCCGGCAAATTTTTCCGGCGAACGTTGTTGTCAAAAGCCCTGAAACAGCAGATCGAGCGCGTTCGTGACGTCGTCGCGCCGGCTCTCCAGGCTCCCTACGGCGTTCTTGAGCATTTGCGCGGGCACCGCCGCAAGAAACTGCGTGACCATCACGACGGCCTTCCCTTCCACCTCGAACACCGGATTGAGCGTTTTCGCGGCCACGGGTGCGACGTCCAGCGGCAGCAACGGGACCACGACCCGCGTGTTCAGGTGGTCGAGCAGATCGGCCTGGACATCGAGCAGGTAACC
Above is a genomic segment from Azoarcus sp. PA01 containing:
- a CDS encoding ABC transporter ATP-binding protein — protein: MNPRLAVAGVAHAYALKTVLDDIDLTLDAGRVMALVGPSGCGKTTLLHLCAGLVPVQRGQVENSFARPAVMFQQPRLLPWKTARDNIALGLKAAGVPSAERIRRSEAVARAVGLDDLALDQFPHALSGGMQSRVALARALVLAPDLLLMDEPFSALDIGLKGQLHRLLLDHQREHGLAVLMITHDLMEAVRLADTILVMAPEPGRIVYRVDLPTAASDRDEAHTYHRTAELLQVPAVRQSFGLGAVPTAAGTAFHVRAVESARLTPDSLHAAPASTAKAKRASSC
- a CDS encoding ABC transporter permease subunit, with protein sequence MMLLRAWFGGLPAYLWSGWGAIASLLLLLAAWEGGSAIYGSLVLPDPLTTFATLADLVTTGAAWPELAVTARRALIGLAIAVAIGTALGLAAGVSVTASMMSRPLVTVLLGTPPIAWLVLAMLWFGASDGTPVFTVVVACFPVIFVGALQGTRTLDHHLKDMAHAFRLSARMKFFDLYLPHVVSYLFPAWITALGTAWKVVVMAELLSSSDGVGAALAVTRSHLDTAGTLAWICAVVGSLLAVEYLVLEPIKREVERWRENFV
- a CDS encoding PhnD/SsuA/transferrin family substrate-binding protein, which gives rise to MGIRRFFRVLGLLAVVLSPLAAHAEKLPRLVLGGPGAVVSAPLIHIVETGALADLADSVSFVQWRDPDQLRAMALDGQADVLAMPTNVAANLHNRGAPVTLLNVSTWGALWMVSRSPDRKTLADFRGEEIAMPFRGDMPDIMFQLLAARQGLDARKDFRLRYVATPVDAMQLLVMRRVDHALLAEPAVSMALRKTKSFPLGIVAPELHRSVDFQQEWGRLYARSTRIPQAGIAAVGAVRAQPDVLARIEAAYAASLAWCRTNALECGQMVAKHIDILSAKAVSDAIGVSQLDAVPATQARDALAFFFEQLKARNPALIGGKLPGDAFYGGKCADCKP
- a CDS encoding TonB-dependent receptor, with the protein product MPTFRPGVLYAALACAFSSFSSHADEAARLSDVTVTAKGYASANAETPASVTAVEREEWLDRGADNVGEALRGHPGLAVASDGAQGQNPVIRGLKKESVVLLVDGMRLNSAQPAGAIASFMSLGLAERIEVVRGPASVLYGTGALGGAINVLLPQARFEPGVQTRLGAEYETANDGVRGTAVMNASGGDHALMLGASLARIGDYRAPDGEVDDTDYDSDSFIAQYRFRLDASQQLRLSLQQHEDKDVSHPGSIKPHPHPQIRSSIIHSPSQTRELAEIGYSRRGSGDTPVNVDVRVYRQEMERNIAARAKGPLGRDFSDTNVTFVTDGLDARADWLAHPEHLLSFGVNAWQMEASPERFISSPPTFARGRNDPFDDGRIEAVGVFVQDDMRFGRLNVLAGLRRDWVEGEADSVNNGAITRGLERSDSATSGSLGAIYEVSKLLRPYANVSRAFRAGEMRERFESSPRSDGYYYVGNPQIEPEIATQFEIGLKGADDDVSYALSAYRTRITDYITGRNVSGAPGTNRCPPANASACKETFNLGRATLVGVEAEARWQAVRGQWLTASYSRVRGENEDLDEPLFQMPADEMSLGWEGRVAAAWTADATLRLVRKQDRVATMFAAGTENETSGFATADFGATWHGQRQRVRVALKNAFDKPYHEHLTEGVSGMEIDAPGRSLMVSWQGQF
- a CDS encoding manganese catalase family protein: MFTHNKRLQYTVRVSETNSGLANLMLEQFGGPQGELAAACRYFTQYLAEDDPGRKDMLIDIATEELSHLEVIGTIVAMLNKGAKGRLSEALEAEAELYKNISGAGNDSHVTQLLYGGGPPLTNSGGVPWSAAYIDTIGDPAADLRSNIAAEARAKIIYERLINCTDDPGVKEALGFLMTREISHQRSFEKALYSMQPSFPPGKLPGMKEFASVYYNMSDGDADERGPWNSEPGFDYREAQPAVDGGSGMAEVGLMKSEKAAIDQLAVRTRSDPQSDPCTGAELGMEPAAGGSGDAARPSSPAPKPGSSGRGSKSKP
- a CDS encoding ZIP family metal transporter — its product is MNTPGPQPAVLDVAKAGVPLRMTLRHGIGLLIVLGGAYLLVADIHAQLAAHDPRIAAALMGGLMAAGATALGTLPVMLSQQFSQRANDAMLGFGAGVMLAACAFSLVIPALQAARTQGAGALDAGLMVASGVLLGGLLLLVIDRLTPHEHFLKGVEGPRVHALRRAWLFVLAISLHNLPEGLAIGVAFAGPDALAAQALATGISIQDVPEGLVVALALRRVGCTRAFSAMLGIASGLVEPLFAVLGAAVVGVSAELLPWGLAAAAGAMLFVISHEIIPESHRQGHEAFATTGLMLGFVLMMVLDTSLG
- a CDS encoding DUF4351 domain-containing protein; the encoded protein is MRDAELGRRQVDKLVRVHGHDGREDWVYIQVEIQGRRDSGFEKRMFVYNYRIFDRYDRPVASLAVLADDDLNWRPAHYGFELFGCRHALDFPVAKLTDFDSRTEALLADPNPFALVTAAHLYTGRTRHDPENRLQAKGGLVRLLYERDWDQQRILEFFAVLDWMMRLPKELETKLWHDIETLEGERKVKYVTSVERLAIERGKQEGLEQGRQMGRQEGREEGRAEGGSALLGRQLARRFGPLPKPVTERLARATTGQLEVWAERVLDARTLDDVFVEN
- a CDS encoding CcdB family protein; the encoded protein is MPRFAVFRNPDGLGYLLDVQADLLDHLNTRVVVPLLPLDVAPVAAKTLNPVFEVEGKAVVMVTQFLAAVPAQMLKNAVGSLESRRDDVTNALDLLFQGF